In a genomic window of Gemmatimonadaceae bacterium:
- a CDS encoding arginine deiminase family protein → MPPVHVSSEIGQLRSVLVHSPGPELLAVTPSNRADYLYDDIIEAEAAQREHRRFISVVERFATVYEVRSLLAETLGTPQSRELLIRETMDIVPSEPLARDIGELDAAALVRMLIEGRDEPPGPIAKALNEPGHVLPPLPNLFFTRDSCVVVGGHVLIGSMRYAIRWTEAIIMKALFMHHPELRNSGILYDGSAERRVNYTIEGGDIHPLRRDLVVIGFSERSSPAAIDQLATTLFDETEVRDIVVVVMPKEHTAIHLDMIFTQIDRELCAVFPPHFVGPERLPVLHWRRGEKTIHEQPNIFTALSECDMPLEPVFCGGDRRTVQEREQWASGCNFIAMRPGLILSYQRNEATLHELRRMGFRILSATALLSGSERVAEGERAVITFEGNELVRGGGGPRCMTCPVLRDDPWN, encoded by the coding sequence ATGCCGCCGGTCCACGTGTCGTCGGAAATCGGACAGCTGCGCTCCGTCCTCGTGCATTCCCCCGGACCCGAGTTGCTTGCCGTAACTCCAAGCAATCGGGCCGATTATCTCTACGACGACATCATCGAGGCCGAGGCCGCCCAGCGAGAACATCGCCGATTCATCTCGGTCGTCGAGCGGTTCGCGACGGTCTACGAGGTTCGCTCGCTGCTGGCCGAAACGCTGGGCACCCCACAGTCGCGCGAGCTGCTGATCCGCGAGACGATGGACATCGTCCCGTCGGAGCCGCTCGCCCGCGACATCGGCGAGCTCGACGCCGCGGCGCTCGTGAGGATGCTCATCGAGGGACGCGACGAGCCTCCCGGCCCGATCGCCAAAGCCCTGAACGAACCGGGGCACGTGCTGCCGCCGCTGCCCAACCTGTTCTTTACCCGAGACAGCTGCGTCGTGGTCGGCGGCCACGTGCTGATCGGGTCGATGCGCTACGCGATCCGCTGGACCGAAGCGATCATCATGAAGGCGCTGTTCATGCATCACCCCGAGCTGCGCAACTCCGGCATCTTGTACGACGGCTCGGCCGAACGTCGCGTGAACTACACGATCGAAGGCGGCGACATTCATCCGCTGCGTCGCGATCTCGTCGTCATCGGGTTCAGCGAGCGGTCGAGCCCCGCGGCGATCGACCAGCTGGCCACGACGCTGTTCGACGAGACCGAAGTGCGGGACATCGTGGTCGTCGTGATGCCGAAGGAGCACACGGCGATCCACCTCGACATGATCTTCACGCAGATCGATCGCGAGCTCTGCGCGGTGTTCCCGCCGCATTTCGTCGGTCCCGAGCGGCTGCCGGTGCTGCACTGGCGAAGGGGCGAAAAGACGATTCACGAACAGCCGAACATCTTCACCGCGCTGTCGGAGTGCGACATGCCGCTCGAACCCGTGTTCTGCGGCGGAGATCGGCGAACGGTTCAAGAGCGCGAACAGTGGGCGTCCGGATGTAACTTCATCGCCATGCGCCCAGGGCTCATTTTGTCGTACCAGCGCAACGAGGCGACGCTCCACGAATTGCGACGCATGGGCTTCCGCATCCTGTCGGCGACTGCGCTTCTCTCCGGCAGTGAACGCGTCGCCGAAGGCGAGCGCGCCGTAATCACGTTCGAAGGGAACGAGCTGGTTCGCGGCGGCGGCGGTCCGCGCTGCATGACATGCCCCGTGTTGCGCGACGACCCCTGGAACTGA
- a CDS encoding 3'-5' exonuclease, producing the protein MTTLGTADTVLTERAATYLAAGPADSQTLISHVCQLPGAPPMIAEHMAAALFAGHQRFRRTSDGRWALRDLPVEAATWPSSPKRRGARVTARGSQLDETSFVVVDVEATGSRAYHGDRITEIAVVHVQRGVATPVFETLVNPERPIPPAVMALTNITAEMVRSAPRFAEVCDQLLGTLEGHVFVAHNANFDWRFLSAEVERATARPLIGRRLCTVRLARRLVPQLQRRNLDAVAHFYGIVNHARHRAGGDALATARAFTRLLDAARDRGIDTIDELDRLSRTPSGRRRRKRSAMPHPVFKDTTA; encoded by the coding sequence ATGACGACGCTCGGCACGGCGGACACCGTCCTCACCGAGAGAGCGGCGACTTATCTGGCCGCCGGGCCAGCCGACTCGCAGACACTCATCTCGCACGTCTGTCAGCTGCCCGGCGCGCCGCCGATGATCGCCGAGCACATGGCGGCGGCGCTGTTCGCCGGCCATCAGCGCTTTCGGCGCACGTCGGATGGGCGGTGGGCGCTGCGCGACCTTCCAGTCGAGGCGGCGACGTGGCCCTCGTCCCCGAAGCGACGCGGCGCGCGCGTCACGGCTCGCGGATCGCAGCTCGACGAAACGTCATTCGTCGTCGTCGACGTCGAGGCGACCGGTTCGCGTGCCTACCACGGCGATCGCATCACCGAGATCGCCGTCGTGCACGTGCAGCGCGGAGTCGCCACGCCGGTCTTCGAGACGCTCGTGAATCCGGAACGTCCGATTCCGCCGGCGGTCATGGCGCTCACGAACATCACGGCGGAGATGGTCCGCAGCGCGCCACGATTCGCCGAGGTCTGCGATCAGCTGTTGGGAACGCTCGAAGGACACGTATTCGTCGCGCACAACGCGAACTTCGATTGGCGATTCCTGTCCGCCGAAGTGGAGCGGGCGACCGCGCGGCCGCTGATCGGACGGCGTCTCTGCACCGTGCGCCTGGCGCGGCGCCTCGTGCCGCAGCTGCAGCGCCGAAACCTCGACGCCGTCGCGCACTTTTACGGGATCGTGAATCATGCGCGCCACCGCGCCGGCGGCGATGCGCTGGCGACGGCGCGCGCCTTCACGCGTTTGCTCGACGCGGCGCGCGATCGTGGCATCGACACGATCGACGAGCTCGATCGCCTCTCGCGCACGCCGTCGGGCCGGCGCCGCCGCAAACGATCGGCCATGCCTCACCCGGTTTTCAAAGACACCACCGCATGA
- a CDS encoding MBL fold metallo-hydrolase, translating to MTTEANPVFVRGDRPGGPLDHLVGSVQTRQIGSLRVHAIQAGGQRLDGGAMFGVVPKPLWERRIPADDRNRIQLGMRCLLIEHAIGLVLIDTGVGNKENEKFCDIYGIENTGHQGPTWLEDGLASLGKRPEDIAMVIDSHLHFDHAGGNTTRGADGVIRPTFPNARYIMQRREHEWATHTNERTAASYFPHNWEPVAASGQMELIDGDREIIAGIHSVLTPGHTPGHQGLLIESDGERAFYLADLAPTTAHLPLPWIMGYDVEPMVTLETKRRILTRAVDEQWLLVFEHDAKTPWSPIILDGKGFGLPK from the coding sequence ATGACGACCGAAGCGAATCCGGTTTTTGTTCGCGGCGACAGACCCGGCGGGCCGCTCGATCATCTCGTAGGCTCGGTTCAGACACGACAGATCGGATCGCTTCGTGTCCACGCGATTCAGGCCGGCGGACAAAGGCTCGACGGCGGTGCGATGTTCGGCGTCGTTCCGAAGCCGCTCTGGGAGCGGAGAATCCCCGCCGACGACCGCAATCGCATCCAGCTCGGCATGCGCTGCCTGTTGATCGAGCATGCGATCGGTCTCGTGCTGATCGACACGGGCGTCGGCAACAAGGAGAACGAGAAGTTCTGCGACATCTACGGGATCGAGAACACGGGCCACCAAGGCCCGACGTGGCTCGAGGACGGTTTGGCCTCGCTCGGCAAGCGCCCCGAAGACATCGCGATGGTGATCGACAGCCATTTGCACTTCGACCACGCGGGCGGCAACACGACGCGCGGCGCGGACGGCGTGATTCGCCCGACCTTTCCCAACGCGCGCTACATCATGCAGCGTCGCGAGCACGAATGGGCGACGCACACGAACGAGCGAACGGCGGCGAGCTATTTCCCGCACAACTGGGAGCCGGTCGCGGCAAGCGGACAGATGGAGCTCATCGACGGCGATCGAGAGATCATCGCCGGGATTCATTCTGTCCTCACGCCGGGCCATACGCCGGGCCACCAGGGTCTGCTCATCGAGTCCGACGGCGAGCGCGCGTTTTATCTGGCCGACCTGGCGCCGACGACCGCGCATCTCCCGCTGCCGTGGATCATGGGCTACGACGTCGAGCCGATGGTAACGCTCGAGACCAAGCGCCGGATCCTGACGCGCGCGGTGGACGAGCAGTGGCTGCTCGTGTTCGAACACGATGCGAAGACGCCGTGGAGTCCGATCATCCTGGACGGGAAGGGATTCGGACTGCCGAAGTGA
- the infC gene encoding translation initiation factor IF-3 — translation MRVNRQIRISPVRVIGADGSQLGILEVDVALRMADELGLDLVEVAATARPPVVRIMDYGKYKFEMAKQARQAKKKQHVIELKEVKYRPGIDDHDFDTKTRHARRFLEEKNKVKVTMMFRGRQVAHPELGQAVLERVATALTDVGKIESSGRLEGKSITMILAPK, via the coding sequence GTGCGGGTCAACCGCCAGATTCGCATCAGTCCAGTCCGCGTCATAGGCGCCGACGGATCGCAGCTCGGCATTCTCGAAGTGGATGTCGCGCTGCGAATGGCGGATGAGCTAGGGTTGGATCTGGTCGAAGTTGCGGCGACTGCCCGCCCTCCCGTCGTTCGGATCATGGACTACGGGAAGTACAAGTTCGAGATGGCGAAGCAGGCGAGGCAGGCGAAGAAGAAGCAGCACGTCATCGAGCTCAAGGAAGTGAAGTACCGCCCTGGGATCGATGACCACGACTTCGACACCAAGACGCGGCACGCGCGCCGGTTCCTGGAAGAGAAGAACAAAGTGAAAGTCACGATGATGTTTCGCGGCCGACAGGTGGCCCATCCCGAGCTCGGGCAAGCCGTGCTCGAGCGGGTCGCCACGGCCCTCACGGATGTCGGAAAAATCGAGAGCTCGGGAAGATTGGAAGGCAAGTCCATCACCATGATTCTCGCGCCGAAATGA
- the rpmI gene encoding 50S ribosomal protein L35 produces MPKMKTHKGAKKRFKVTGTGKVRRYKAFKSHILTKKTAKRKRRLRQAGLVSTNGEVKHVKRLLQA; encoded by the coding sequence ATGCCGAAAATGAAGACCCACAAGGGCGCGAAGAAGCGCTTCAAGGTGACGGGCACGGGTAAGGTCCGCCGCTACAAAGCCTTCAAGAGCCATATCCTGACCAAGAAGACGGCCAAGCGGAAGCGCCGCCTGCGTCAGGCCGGCCTGGTGTCCACGAACGGTGAAGTGAAGCACGTGAAGCGCCTGCTGCAGGCGTAA
- the rplT gene encoding 50S ribosomal protein L20 — protein MPRAVSKVPRLKRKKQIMKAARGAFGARSKLWGPAKDNVERGWKYAYRDRKNKKRDFRRLWITRINAAAHQHDMNYNTLMNGLKQAGIEVNRKILADLAVHDPAAFTSLADKARSALNAA, from the coding sequence ATGCCTCGTGCCGTATCCAAAGTTCCGCGCCTGAAGCGGAAAAAGCAGATCATGAAGGCCGCGCGCGGCGCCTTTGGCGCGCGCAGCAAGCTGTGGGGCCCCGCCAAGGACAACGTCGAGCGCGGCTGGAAATACGCCTACCGCGACCGCAAGAACAAGAAACGCGATTTCCGTCGGCTCTGGATCACGCGCATCAATGCCGCGGCGCACCAGCACGACATGAATTACAACACGCTCATGAATGGCCTCAAGCAGGCGGGCATCGAAGTGAACCGGAAGATCCTCGCCGATCTCGCCGTCCACGATCCCGCGGCGTTTACCTCGCTCGCCGACAAGGCGCGCTCCGCGTTGAACGCAGCGTAG
- the pheS gene encoding phenylalanine--tRNA ligase subunit alpha → MDLQQYLADAERVEHEGTAALSAAANADDLESARIAVLGDRHGRVKALQEALKGIEKADKPAAGKRFNEVRTRLEALHTERKSSLDRARDGARPDDLTLPARRQWRGAKHPVTLVYEEIESIFRELGFTVAAGPEAETEWYNFGALNFPENHPALDAHDTLYLEGGGLLRTHTSPVQIRTLQSYPPPIRVIIPGTVYRRDFFDASHAPAFPQLEGLCVDEGITFVDLKSTLNRFAERLFGASRTRFRPSYFPFTEPSAEMDVQCGVCGGVGCPVCKGTGWIEILGSGMVHPAVLEASGVDSERYTGWAFGMGPARIAISRLAIPDIRLLYDSDVRFLEQIAE, encoded by the coding sequence ATGGACCTCCAGCAGTATCTCGCCGACGCCGAGCGCGTCGAGCACGAAGGAACCGCCGCCCTCTCCGCGGCCGCGAATGCCGACGATCTCGAGTCGGCGCGCATCGCCGTGCTCGGCGACCGCCACGGCCGCGTCAAAGCGCTGCAGGAGGCCCTCAAGGGCATCGAAAAGGCCGACAAGCCGGCCGCCGGCAAACGCTTCAACGAGGTCCGCACGCGTCTCGAGGCGCTGCACACCGAGCGCAAGTCGTCGCTCGACCGCGCGCGCGACGGCGCGCGCCCCGACGATCTCACGCTGCCCGCGCGACGCCAGTGGCGGGGGGCCAAGCATCCGGTCACGCTCGTTTACGAGGAAATCGAGTCGATCTTCCGCGAGCTCGGATTCACGGTGGCCGCCGGCCCCGAGGCCGAGACGGAATGGTACAACTTCGGGGCGCTCAACTTCCCGGAGAACCATCCGGCGCTCGACGCGCACGACACGCTGTATCTCGAGGGCGGCGGGCTGCTGCGCACGCACACGTCACCGGTGCAGATCCGAACGCTCCAGTCGTATCCGCCGCCGATCCGCGTGATCATTCCCGGCACGGTCTATCGCCGCGACTTCTTTGACGCGTCCCACGCACCGGCGTTCCCGCAGCTCGAGGGACTGTGCGTCGACGAGGGGATAACCTTCGTGGACCTCAAATCGACGCTCAATCGGTTCGCCGAGCGCCTCTTCGGCGCGTCGCGCACTCGCTTTCGTCCGTCGTACTTCCCGTTCACCGAGCCGTCCGCCGAAATGGACGTGCAGTGCGGCGTCTGCGGCGGCGTGGGTTGTCCGGTGTGCAAGGGCACCGGCTGGATCGAGATCCTCGGTTCCGGGATGGTGCATCCCGCTGTGCTCGAGGCGTCGGGCGTGGATAGCGAGCGCTACACCGGATGGGCGTTCGGCATGGGTCCGGCCCGCATCGCCATCAGCCGCCTCGCGATTCCCGACATCAGACTTCTCTACGATTCCGACGTGCGCTTCCTGGAGCAGATCGCCGAATGA
- the pheT gene encoding phenylalanine--tRNA ligase subunit beta: MNVSYEWLKAFVPFEQSPVELRELITAHVSTVDELVPLRQDLAAFVVARVVEEAPHPDSDHLHVTRVDMGTGTLLDVVCGAPNVRAGKLYPFAPTGTVMPSGFTIQKRKIRGAISDGMLCSARELGLGEEQDGILELDIDVAPGTPLLRALPLGDTQIVVDVGANRPDLLSHLGIAREIAALTRQPLALPVIENAGGSVPDPVKAQDSANADSLRVRVAEAGLVRRFMGVVIRGVTIGPSPAWLVKRLESIGARSINNVVDASNYVLHELGQPTHAFDLSKLGGSSLIVRRAKAGERITTLDGTDRALREEMIVIADAERPQAVAGVMGGRESEVTDATTDIFLEVANFDPRRVRTARRALGLSTDASYRFERGVDVEIAPKALERVAQIIMLLAGGSVAGAPVDLTGPSSKPTRRERIVVRPMRVSALLGTPIAAGEIELLVRSVGFDVELADDHLRVAAPSWRQDVSLEVDLIEEVARLRGYDSFPLEMRPFRPGIVPDDPTWLTSKRVRETLVGAGMLELRPMPFVAGGSDFARVMNPLAENEAYLRRDILDTLSRRAEYNLARMQGNLRLFEIGSAFDPSGARLPVEDLRVGALVMGRREPPHFTDPKSPEFSAWAVYDAWDVKALAVTVARSAYPGAEVEVVARDEKDLWASVTAARPVHDDALWLVMVNGLPVGQVRRLMLDAPVWASPAFGVELSLGVMSSDDVAPAGKSAYRIAERAPETPRRFIPLPSTPASEFDLALSVPDGVRAAEVEAVMRRVSGKLLESVELFDRYVGAGVEPGYRSLAWRLTFRHSERTLRDRELEARRTDILRALAELNVRQRAT, from the coding sequence ATGAACGTCTCGTACGAATGGCTCAAGGCGTTCGTTCCCTTCGAACAGTCGCCGGTCGAGCTGCGCGAGCTGATCACGGCGCACGTGTCGACGGTGGACGAGCTCGTCCCGCTCCGTCAGGACCTCGCGGCGTTCGTCGTCGCTCGCGTCGTCGAGGAAGCGCCGCACCCGGACTCGGATCACCTGCACGTGACGCGCGTCGACATGGGCACCGGCACGCTGCTCGACGTCGTATGCGGTGCGCCGAACGTGCGCGCCGGAAAGCTCTATCCCTTCGCGCCGACCGGTACGGTGATGCCGAGCGGGTTCACGATCCAAAAACGAAAGATTCGCGGCGCGATCTCCGACGGCATGCTCTGCTCGGCGCGCGAGCTCGGGCTGGGTGAGGAACAGGACGGGATTCTCGAGCTGGACATCGACGTCGCCCCCGGCACGCCGCTGCTGCGCGCGCTTCCGCTGGGCGATACGCAGATCGTGGTCGACGTCGGCGCGAACCGGCCGGACCTGCTGTCGCACCTCGGAATCGCCCGTGAGATCGCCGCGCTGACGCGTCAACCGCTCGCTCTTCCCGTGATCGAGAACGCCGGCGGCTCCGTTCCGGATCCCGTCAAGGCGCAGGATTCGGCCAACGCCGACTCGCTGCGCGTCCGTGTGGCCGAAGCGGGTCTCGTGCGGCGGTTCATGGGCGTGGTGATCCGCGGCGTGACGATTGGGCCGAGCCCGGCCTGGCTGGTGAAGCGCCTCGAGTCCATCGGCGCACGGTCGATCAACAACGTCGTCGACGCAAGCAATTATGTGTTGCACGAGCTCGGCCAGCCGACGCACGCGTTCGATCTGTCGAAGCTCGGCGGAAGTTCGCTGATCGTTCGGCGGGCCAAAGCCGGCGAGCGAATCACGACGCTCGACGGAACCGACCGCGCGCTTCGCGAAGAGATGATCGTCATCGCCGACGCCGAGCGTCCGCAGGCGGTCGCCGGGGTGATGGGCGGCCGCGAGAGCGAGGTCACCGACGCGACGACGGACATCTTTCTCGAAGTCGCGAACTTCGACCCTCGGCGCGTCCGCACCGCGCGCCGCGCGCTCGGCCTCTCGACCGACGCGAGCTACCGCTTCGAGCGCGGCGTGGACGTCGAGATCGCGCCCAAGGCTCTAGAGCGCGTCGCCCAGATCATCATGCTGCTCGCCGGAGGAAGCGTCGCGGGCGCGCCGGTGGATCTCACGGGGCCCTCGTCGAAGCCAACACGACGCGAACGCATCGTCGTTCGCCCAATGCGAGTCTCGGCGCTCCTGGGAACTCCCATCGCCGCTGGTGAAATCGAGCTGCTCGTTCGAAGCGTCGGGTTCGACGTGGAGCTTGCGGACGACCATTTGCGCGTGGCGGCGCCTTCGTGGCGTCAGGACGTGTCGCTCGAGGTGGATCTCATCGAGGAAGTCGCGCGGCTCCGCGGATACGACAGCTTCCCGCTGGAGATGCGCCCGTTCCGGCCGGGGATCGTGCCGGACGATCCGACGTGGCTCACCTCGAAACGCGTCCGCGAAACACTCGTCGGGGCGGGGATGCTCGAGCTTCGACCGATGCCTTTCGTCGCGGGCGGATCGGACTTCGCGCGCGTCATGAATCCGCTCGCCGAAAACGAGGCCTACCTCCGGCGGGACATCCTCGACACGCTGTCTCGGCGCGCCGAGTACAATCTCGCGCGCATGCAGGGGAACCTTCGCCTATTCGAGATCGGATCGGCCTTCGATCCGAGCGGCGCGCGCCTGCCTGTCGAAGACCTCCGCGTCGGCGCGTTGGTCATGGGGCGCCGCGAGCCGCCGCATTTCACCGACCCAAAGTCTCCGGAGTTCTCGGCGTGGGCAGTCTACGACGCCTGGGACGTGAAAGCTTTGGCCGTCACGGTCGCCCGATCGGCATATCCCGGAGCGGAAGTCGAGGTGGTCGCCAGAGACGAGAAGGATCTTTGGGCGAGTGTCACCGCGGCCAGACCCGTTCACGATGACGCGCTCTGGCTCGTGATGGTGAACGGTCTCCCCGTCGGCCAAGTGCGACGTCTGATGCTCGACGCGCCCGTGTGGGCGTCGCCCGCGTTCGGCGTCGAGTTGTCGCTCGGGGTCATGTCGTCGGACGACGTCGCGCCCGCCGGAAAGTCCGCATATCGCATCGCCGAGCGTGCTCCCGAGACCCCGCGTCGCTTCATCCCGCTGCCGTCGACGCCGGCTTCCGAGTTCGACCTCGCGCTCTCGGTGCCCGACGGTGTCCGCGCGGCCGAGGTGGAAGCGGTCATGCGGCGCGTGTCCGGCAAACTCCTCGAAAGCGTGGAATTATTCGACCGCTATGTTGGCGCTGGCGTTGAACCTGGGTATCGAAGCCTCGCGTGGAGGTTGACGTTCCGCCATTCGGAGCGCACTCTACGTGATCGCGAGTTGGAAGCACGACGCACGGACATCCTTCGCGCACTGGCCGAGCTCAATGTCAGACAACGAGCGACCTGA
- a CDS encoding cell division protein ZapA, translated as MSSKKTTTRVTILNDEYTIRTDTSPEHAHEVANYLDALIRKVLASGAVVESSRAVVLAALQVTGELFDARASLDETNASIADLSDFVRPLLPPSKRAG; from the coding sequence GTGAGCAGCAAGAAGACCACGACCCGGGTCACGATCCTCAACGATGAGTACACGATCCGGACGGACACTTCGCCGGAGCACGCGCACGAGGTCGCGAACTACCTCGACGCTTTGATTCGCAAGGTCCTCGCGAGCGGCGCTGTGGTCGAATCGAGCCGAGCCGTGGTGTTGGCGGCCCTTCAGGTCACCGGCGAATTGTTTGATGCTCGTGCGTCACTCGACGAGACGAATGCTTCGATCGCCGACTTGAGCGATTTCGTACGACCGCTTCTGCCCCCCTCGAAGCGGGCGGGCTAG
- the rny gene encoding ribonuclease Y: MNEYAIFAALGTLIVAGPASFILGRSRGRAAERQRQADAKATAEDTAKRIVGDAERDADNLRKTAVVSGKEDVIRLRENFELEVRGRREEVEREERRVSERDTVLDRKFEVLEQRDKELGKRASDFGRREKAVGEREQELDKLVSEERRRLEQMAGMSAQDAKNELLRRMEEEAQADAANRIREIRESAKRNAEREAKKIVALAIQRIAADHTAETTVSAVSLPNDEMKGRIIGREGRNIRAFELATGVDVIIDDTPDTVVVSCFDPIRREIARLALEKLVSDGRIHPGRIEEVVNKSRKEVDTQITETGEQAAYDAGVHGLHPELVKLVGRMRWRTSYGQNILQHSKEVAWLASIMATELGLDVNMARRGALLHDVGKVLTHEHEGTHVQLGVEVATKYGENPLVVNCIAAHHDDVPHESEISVLVQAADAISGSRPGARREAFETYVKRLEGLEKIASSYRGVEKVFAIQAGREVRVIVLPDHVDDARMTTMSEEIARRIEAELQYPGQIKVVLIRETRAVDFAR; this comes from the coding sequence ATGAACGAGTACGCGATCTTTGCCGCGCTTGGCACCCTTATAGTTGCCGGGCCGGCATCTTTCATTTTAGGAAGGTCGAGAGGGCGAGCCGCCGAGCGGCAGCGACAGGCCGACGCGAAAGCGACCGCGGAGGACACCGCGAAGCGGATCGTCGGCGATGCCGAGCGAGACGCGGACAACCTCCGCAAAACGGCCGTCGTTTCCGGCAAAGAAGACGTGATTCGCCTCCGCGAAAACTTCGAGTTGGAGGTCCGCGGCCGTCGCGAGGAAGTCGAGCGCGAAGAGCGCCGCGTCTCGGAGCGCGACACCGTGCTCGACCGGAAGTTCGAGGTCCTCGAGCAGCGTGACAAAGAGCTAGGCAAACGCGCCAGCGACTTCGGGCGGCGTGAAAAGGCCGTTGGCGAGCGCGAGCAGGAACTCGACAAGCTCGTGAGCGAGGAACGACGACGCCTCGAGCAGATGGCCGGCATGTCCGCCCAGGACGCCAAGAACGAGCTTCTTCGCCGGATGGAGGAGGAGGCTCAGGCCGACGCCGCCAACCGGATCCGCGAGATCCGGGAAAGCGCCAAGCGAAACGCCGAGCGTGAGGCGAAAAAGATCGTCGCGCTCGCGATCCAACGGATCGCCGCCGACCACACGGCCGAGACGACCGTATCGGCCGTGTCGCTGCCCAACGACGAGATGAAGGGTCGCATCATCGGACGCGAGGGGAGAAACATCCGGGCGTTCGAGCTGGCCACGGGTGTCGACGTCATCATCGACGACACCCCCGATACAGTCGTCGTCTCGTGCTTCGACCCGATCCGCCGCGAGATAGCGAGGCTCGCGCTCGAGAAGCTCGTTTCCGACGGCCGTATCCACCCAGGCCGTATCGAAGAGGTCGTCAACAAATCGCGGAAGGAAGTCGATACGCAAATCACCGAGACGGGCGAGCAGGCGGCGTACGACGCCGGCGTGCACGGACTACATCCCGAGTTGGTCAAGCTGGTCGGACGTATGCGCTGGCGAACGAGTTACGGCCAGAACATCCTGCAACACTCGAAGGAAGTCGCCTGGCTCGCCAGCATCATGGCGACGGAGCTCGGGCTCGACGTGAACATGGCCAGGCGCGGCGCGCTGCTGCACGACGTCGGCAAGGTTCTCACGCACGAGCACGAAGGCACGCACGTCCAGCTGGGAGTCGAGGTCGCGACCAAGTACGGCGAAAATCCGCTGGTCGTGAACTGCATCGCGGCCCACCACGATGACGTGCCACACGAGAGTGAGATCTCGGTCCTCGTGCAGGCCGCCGACGCGATCTCCGGATCGCGCCCAGGCGCCCGACGCGAGGCCTTCGAGACGTACGTGAAGCGGCTGGAAGGCCTCGAGAAGATCGCCTCCAGCTATCGAGGCGTCGAAAAGGTGTTCGCCATCCAGGCGGGCCGCGAAGTGCGTGTCATCGTGCTGCCCGACCACGTCGACGATGCCCGTATGACGACGATGTCCGAGGAGATCGCTCGGCGCATCGAGGCGGAATTGCAGTACCCGGGGCAGATCAAAGTCGTGTTGATTCGCGAAACGAGGGCCGTGGACTTTGCGCGCTGA